The sequence below is a genomic window from Candidatus Krumholzibacteriia bacterium.
GCCGGCGTACTGGAACGCGCGTGTCAGTCCCGCCATCCCCTCGGGCCCGAGTTCCTTGCCGATCGCGGTCTGGCACGCACTGAGCGTGACCAGTTCGGCATCGAGACGCACGTCTTCGAGGATCTCCCACGCCTGGAGCAGGCCGTTCTCGTCAGCCGCCTGGTCCGGTCCGGGTTGCGTGAGCACCAGCGCGGACGCCGAGGGGATCTCACGATCGGCCACCGCATGACACGCGAAGTGGAGGATGTCGACGTCGGAGCCGAGCGCCTTCACCCGCTCCTCGGTCGCCGACGGCCCGACATGGACCTCGACGGAGGGCGCGAACAACGAATCGAGAACGGCGACCTCGCGCCTGGTTCCGGGAAGCGGTTCGAGCGTGTAGCCGCGCTGGCGCAGCGCGACGATCGGTGTCGACACGGGCGCGGTGGCCGGGGAACCGGCGTCGTAGACCGGATCGCCGAACGCCACGACCCGGGCGTGCGCGGCGTCGAAGTCGTCGCGTCGATCGATCAGTCGCGCGTACAGCGTGGCGGAGTCGACGGTGTGCAGCGGCAGGTGTTCGATCAGGTAG
It includes:
- a CDS encoding CHAT domain-containing protein, which encodes TAFVVPAGTGAREVEAFVSPIGTEALEEKVTRLREAIARGAARATVDDVASELHSALVAPWAKHLQAADRLLISPAGPLRVLPFAALKDDGGHYLIEHLPLHTVDSATLYARLIDRRDDFDAAHARVVAFGDPVYDAGSPATAPVSTPIVALRQRGYTLEPLPGTRREVAVLDSLFAPSVEVHVGPSATEERVKALGSDVDILHFACHAVADREIPSASALVLTQPGPDQAADENGLLQAWEILEDVRLDAELVTLSACQTAIGKELGPEGMAGLTRAFQYAGARSIVASLWDVPDEPTASLMRDFYANLARGLPKDESLRRAQLASLRGASNGADGAARALGGLTPSDRDVPRAPGFAWAAMQLVGDWH